A part of Mustela erminea isolate mMusErm1 chromosome 9, mMusErm1.Pri, whole genome shotgun sequence genomic DNA contains:
- the MSANTD2 gene encoding myb/SANT-like DNA-binding domain-containing protein 2 isoform X3, whose translation MEEYSQEDWGNHSQDLHGYPTDQELDEIPVTKRTLKIKQESSEEAQKRDIMQNIVQILESVQLKWELFQSWTDFSRLHLSNKLAIFGIGYNTRWKEDIRYHYAEISSQVPLGKRLREYFNSEKPEGRIIMTRVQKMNWKNVYYKFLEITISEARCLELHMEIDWIPIAHSKPTGGNVVQYLLPGGIPKSPGLYAIGYEECMERPPSPHLERHSLDPGKEGRVDLETLSAQASLQVEIEPTRIIYCYLGIAEVRTLQQCLFLHFQANTKTFSKDWVGINGFLSQNCIVDPGVSPKSIYIKFVEVERDFLSAGSLVECLEKAIGYPLKFNN comes from the exons ATGGAGGAGTATTCACAGGAGGACTGGGGAAACCACAGTCAGGATCTCCATGGCTATCCAACAGATCAGGAATTGG ATGAAATACCTGTCAcaaagagaacattaaaaataaaacaagagtctTCTGAAGAGGCACA GAAGAGAGACATCATGCAAAATATCGTCCAGATTTTGGAATCAGTACAATTGAAATGGGAACTGTTTCAGAGCTGGACGGACTTTTCAAGGCTTCATCTTTCTAACAAACTGGCCATTTTTGGAATCGGTTATAACACCCGTTGGAAAGAGGATATTCGTTACCATTATGCTGAGATcagctcccaggtgcccctcggcaAGCGACTGCGGGAATACTTCAACTCCGAGAAGCCCGAGGGACGGATCATTATGACCCGTGTGCAGAAAATGAACTGGAAAAATGTTTACTACAAGTTTTTAGAGATCACCATTAGTGAAGCTCGATGCTTGGAGCTGCACATGGAAATTGACTGGATACCCATTGCCCATTCCAAACCAACTGGGGGGAACGTGGTTCAGTATTTATTACCGGGAGGCATTCCCAAAAGTCCAGGCCTTTATGCCATTGGCTATGAAGAATGTATGGAGAGGCCCCCATCTCCACACCTGGAGCGACATTCTCTGGACCCGGGAAAGGAGGGCCGGGTTGACTTGGAGACCCTCTCGGCGCAAGCCTCGTTACAGGTGGAAATTGAACCCACCCGAATAATCTATTGCTACCTCgggattgctgaggttaggactctCCAGCAatgcttatttttacatttccaagCAAATACCAAAACCTTCAGCAAAGATTGGGTTGGTATTAATGGGTTTTTGTCCCAGAACTGTATTGTGGATCCCGGAGTCTCCCCCAAATCTATCTATATCAAATTCGTAGAAGTAGAGAGGGATTTTCTTTCCGCCGGCTCTTTAGTTGAGTGCCTGGAAAAAGCCATTGGATATCCCTTAAAATTTAACAACTGA